In Methanothermobacter sp., the following are encoded in one genomic region:
- the ppcA gene encoding phosphoenolpyruvate carboxylase — MKVPRCMSTQHPDNVNPPFFAAEPELGGEDEIREAYYVFSHLGCDEQMWDCEGKEVDNYVVKKLLTKYQAFFQDHVLGEDLRLTLRVPNPTVERAEAKILLETLESIPRSYDTASLFYGMDTHPVFEVILPMTSSSSCLNRIHSYYRDFVKGKEKLQLADGVTVKEWIGEFRPDEINVIPLFEDYEGMLNASRITGDYLDGKDLTGQRVFLARSDPAMNYGMVSATILNRIALRDFRALEEESGVKLYPIIGMGSAPFRGNLRPDNVRDVTGEYSGAYTFTVQSSFKYDHEPSEVIGGIRELRSAKPGRASEIDTDRALEIISAYCREYRRQVMDLVDIINRVARYVPGRRKRKLHIGLFGYARSMGNVSLPRAITFTAALYSLGVPPELLGFNALSSEDLEFIEDVYPGLRRDLGDAMRYANPDSPFLSPEVKSAVEEYIEPEYDEDHRRVTDEIIRALRVNRTANLQELILEAASQRRFLG, encoded by the coding sequence ATGAAGGTTCCAAGATGCATGAGTACACAGCATCCAGACAACGTGAACCCGCCGTTCTTTGCAGCAGAACCTGAACTCGGTGGTGAAGATGAAATCAGGGAGGCCTACTATGTCTTCTCACACCTCGGCTGTGATGAACAGATGTGGGACTGTGAGGGCAAGGAGGTTGACAACTACGTCGTGAAGAAGCTCCTCACAAAGTACCAGGCCTTCTTCCAGGACCATGTGCTGGGGGAGGACCTCAGGTTAACCCTCAGGGTCCCCAACCCCACTGTGGAGAGGGCCGAGGCCAAGATACTCCTGGAGACCCTTGAGAGCATACCAAGATCCTATGACACCGCAAGCCTCTTCTATGGAATGGACACACACCCTGTATTCGAGGTCATACTGCCAATGACCTCCTCCAGCAGCTGCCTCAACAGGATCCACAGCTACTACCGGGACTTTGTCAAGGGAAAGGAGAAGCTGCAGCTCGCAGATGGTGTAACCGTCAAGGAGTGGATCGGGGAGTTCAGGCCCGATGAGATCAATGTTATACCCCTCTTCGAGGACTATGAGGGGATGCTCAACGCATCCCGTATAACAGGCGATTACCTCGATGGTAAGGACCTCACAGGGCAGAGGGTCTTCCTTGCAAGGTCCGACCCGGCAATGAACTACGGTATGGTCTCAGCCACCATACTCAACAGGATAGCCCTCAGAGACTTCAGGGCCCTTGAGGAGGAGAGTGGGGTTAAACTCTACCCCATCATAGGTATGGGTTCAGCCCCGTTCAGGGGAAACCTCAGGCCAGATAACGTGAGGGACGTTACAGGGGAATACAGCGGGGCATACACATTCACTGTCCAGTCCTCCTTCAAGTACGACCATGAACCCTCAGAGGTCATAGGGGGGATAAGGGAGCTGAGGTCAGCAAAACCAGGCAGGGCATCTGAGATTGACACCGACCGTGCCCTTGAGATAATCTCAGCCTACTGCAGGGAGTACCGGAGGCAGGTCATGGACCTCGTGGATATCATAAACAGGGTTGCAAGGTACGTCCCGGGCAGAAGGAAGAGGAAGCTCCACATCGGACTCTTTGGATATGCCAGGAGCATGGGTAACGTTTCACTTCCAAGGGCAATAACATTCACCGCGGCCCTCTACTCCCTGGGGGTTCCCCCTGAGCTTCTGGGCTTCAATGCACTGTCCTCTGAGGACCTTGAATTCATAGAGGATGTCTACCCTGGCCTCAGGCGTGACCTTGGAGATGCTATGAGGTACGCCAACCCTGACTCACCATTCCTCAGCCCTGAGGTTAAATCCGCGGTTGAGGAGTACATTGAACCTGAATATGACGAGGACCACCGCAGGGTCACCGATGAAATCATAAGGGCCCTCCGGGTTAACAGGACCGCCAACCTCCAGGAACTCATACTTGAGGCTGCAAGCCAGAGGAGGTTCCTGGGGTAA
- the heR gene encoding heliorhodopsin HeR, with amino-acid sequence MDNVERLKMIEKSPISFEGLRKLNIAAGTLHLLQGLLMVALGYLLTWDRDIYTFYLKFKVISLNPPSFQVLPNPEVAFTVSYLGVILASFLLISAVAHFTIAFLRNESYVENLRRGMNPYRWYEYAFSSSIMIVILATFVGVWDLWSLVMIFVLNASMIMFGYLMEKINQYTEKIDWSPYLLGCISGFTPWIVIAAYFVAALGSSETQPPDFVYLALLLYFVMFNTFSINMLLQYKGVGKWRDYLYGERVYIILSLVAKTILAWLVFIGVFSPF; translated from the coding sequence ATGGACAATGTTGAAAGACTTAAAATGATTGAGAAGTCCCCTATAAGCTTTGAGGGACTCCGTAAACTGAACATTGCGGCCGGGACACTGCACCTCCTGCAGGGTCTCCTGATGGTTGCTCTGGGCTACCTTCTGACCTGGGACAGGGACATATACACGTTCTACCTGAAGTTCAAGGTGATATCCCTGAACCCGCCGTCCTTCCAGGTACTCCCGAACCCGGAGGTGGCTTTCACTGTGAGCTACCTCGGGGTGATACTTGCATCGTTTCTGCTGATCTCTGCGGTGGCACACTTCACAATAGCCTTCCTGAGGAATGAGAGTTACGTTGAGAACCTCAGGAGGGGGATGAACCCCTACCGCTGGTACGAGTATGCGTTCTCCAGTTCAATAATGATCGTCATACTGGCAACCTTTGTGGGTGTGTGGGACCTCTGGTCACTTGTGATGATATTTGTGCTGAATGCCTCAATGATAATGTTCGGTTATCTCATGGAGAAAATCAACCAGTACACCGAGAAGATCGACTGGTCACCCTACCTGCTTGGCTGTATTTCCGGTTTCACGCCCTGGATCGTCATTGCAGCATACTTTGTGGCGGCCCTTGGTTCATCAGAGACCCAGCCACCTGACTTCGTGTACCTCGCACTCCTCCTCTACTTTGTGATGTTCAACACCTTCTCCATCAACATGCTGCTCCAGTATAAGGGTGTCGGTAAGTGGAGGGACTACCTCTACGGTGAGCGGGTGTACATCATACTGAGCCTCGTTGCCAAGACCATACTGGCCTGGCTGGTATTCATAGGGGTCTTCTCACCATTCTAA